The Hydrogenobacter hydrogenophilus genome has a window encoding:
- the lpxK gene encoding tetraacyldisaccharide 4'-kinase, with amino-acid sequence MPRSLNMRLNFLDLLNPYSFAVMLRNSLYDRKVFKVCKLSIPVISVGNLCVGGTGKSSLVRYIAEHFSEKFHVCILSRGYKRKSKGTLLVSHRGDIKARWEEAGDEAFMLAKILRNVSVVVDENRCRGSSYAINKLGAELIILDDGFQHRKMHRDLDLLLIREKDLKDHLLPWGRLREPLSSIVRADAIILSYQDIKEWDIEVPKPVFKLYRREWKVRDIWGNPLKKVEDFEFIAFAGIGDNEQFFNTLEKMRIKILKKISFRDHYHYKNFEISSKHLYITTLKDVVKLPPYENIYYLDYSVDVPGLLDFVEHAIIKFNRAGSSAGRATDS; translated from the coding sequence ATGCCAAGAAGTTTAAACATGAGGCTTAACTTTTTGGACCTTTTGAACCCTTATAGTTTTGCAGTGATGTTGAGAAACTCCCTTTATGACAGAAAAGTATTCAAGGTGTGCAAGCTTAGTATTCCTGTTATTAGTGTAGGTAATCTGTGCGTAGGCGGTACAGGAAAGAGCAGTCTTGTCAGATACATTGCAGAGCACTTTTCGGAAAAGTTCCATGTGTGCATTCTTTCTAGAGGTTATAAGAGAAAAAGTAAAGGTACCCTGCTCGTATCTCACAGAGGAGACATAAAAGCAAGGTGGGAAGAAGCAGGAGACGAAGCTTTTATGCTCGCTAAGATCCTCAGGAACGTAAGTGTAGTAGTTGATGAGAACAGATGCAGAGGGTCTTCTTATGCCATCAATAAGCTGGGTGCAGAGCTTATCATACTTGACGATGGTTTTCAGCACAGAAAGATGCATAGGGATTTAGACCTCCTTCTTATAAGAGAAAAGGATCTAAAAGACCATCTTTTACCTTGGGGTAGGCTAAGAGAGCCTCTTTCTTCTATTGTTAGGGCAGATGCTATAATCCTGTCTTACCAAGACATAAAAGAGTGGGACATAGAAGTTCCAAAACCTGTGTTTAAACTTTACAGAAGGGAATGGAAGGTTAGGGATATTTGGGGAAATCCGCTAAAAAAAGTAGAAGATTTTGAGTTTATAGCTTTTGCTGGGATTGGAGATAACGAGCAGTTCTTTAACACATTAGAGAAGATGAGGATAAAAATACTCAAAAAGATTTCCTTTAGAGATCATTACCATTATAAAAATTTTGAGATCTCATCAAAACATCTTTACATAACTACCCTTAAGGATGTGGTAAAGCTTCCACCTTATGAAAACATTTATTATCTTGATTACTCCGTGGATGTTCCGGGTTTGTTAGATTTTGTTGAGCATGCTATAATTAAATTTAATAGGGCTGGTAGCTCAGCTGGCAGAGCAACGGACTCTTAA
- a CDS encoding flippase-like domain-containing protein: protein MYKSIFYGSIITVCIIIATALYILKKTFPKDIISVFFLLEKRYLLFAMLSMFFYHTFDNIRLFVLSRAMGLRYSFLYGYVISLINTFGATVTPAHVGGEFISIYTLMRKGGRLHKVMSVVTMKTITGMSFFILALPITLYEMFKNPSQAKDLFELIAVVLLLTAVIYIFLRVFFKKNSNNGKFISKVKNIFKRYVVAMKIFLRDKKIYILGAVVSSILLYICFLLVGVFLVKAFNTSADPLSVFLHQLLLVYALFISPTPGGSGVGELGALSVFAPFLEPLLVGVFALLWRFLSQYLSAIFGGILLSILLLIDAKKFKHEA, encoded by the coding sequence ATGTACAAATCCATCTTTTACGGCTCTATCATCACTGTATGCATAATAATTGCAACCGCTCTTTACATACTTAAAAAAACCTTTCCAAAAGACATCATAAGCGTATTCTTCCTTTTAGAAAAGAGATATCTTTTGTTTGCCATGCTGAGTATGTTCTTCTACCATACTTTTGATAACATAAGACTTTTTGTGCTTTCAAGAGCCATGGGTCTTAGGTATTCTTTTTTGTACGGTTATGTAATATCCTTGATAAATACCTTTGGTGCCACTGTCACACCAGCACATGTAGGTGGTGAGTTCATATCCATATACACTCTAATGAGGAAAGGTGGGAGGCTCCACAAAGTTATGAGTGTTGTAACTATGAAGACAATAACCGGTATGTCCTTTTTCATCTTAGCTTTACCTATTACTCTTTACGAAATGTTTAAGAACCCTTCTCAGGCAAAGGATCTTTTTGAACTTATTGCGGTAGTTCTTCTCTTGACAGCCGTAATTTATATATTTTTGAGAGTTTTTTTCAAGAAGAATTCTAACAACGGAAAGTTTATAAGTAAGGTTAAGAACATATTCAAAAGGTATGTAGTAGCTATGAAGATATTCTTAAGGGACAAAAAGATATACATACTTGGAGCAGTAGTTAGCAGTATTTTGCTATATATATGCTTTCTCTTGGTAGGTGTGTTTCTTGTGAAGGCTTTTAATACATCAGCTGACCCACTGAGCGTGTTTTTACATCAGCTTTTATTGGTTTACGCTCTTTTTATAAGTCCTACTCCGGGTGGTAGTGGTGTAGGAGAGCTGGGAGCTCTTTCTGTATTTGCCCCGTTTCTGGAGCCATTGTTGGTTGGAGTGTTTGCTCTCCTTTGGAGGTTTTTAAGTCAGTATCTGAGTGCCATTTTTGGAGGTATTTTGCTATCTATACTTTTGCTCATTGATGCCAAGAAGTTTAAACATGAGGCTTAA
- the rlmN gene encoding 23S rRNA (adenine(2503)-C(2))-methyltransferase RlmN, which translates to MEYITPYNLDELRVLTSKWGMPGYRALQIMGWIYKKFQTDFELMTDISKEERKFLKEKFLVHALEFQKEIPAEDSTKYLFKTKDGHTVETVLIRERDHLTLCVSSQIGCAVGCKFCATAIDGLVRNLKTEEIIDQFLQVQRRVMPQRIRNVVFMGMGEPLANYENVRKAVEIMVSPWGIDLSKRRVSISTSGLIAQIKRMSKDPILRDINLAVSINAPYEKLRETLMPISKTNGLLELIQTLKDYPYPKGRRIMLEYVLIKGINDTKECAVALGRLIGRHKNKFKVNLIPYNPDPDLPYERPQLAQVYEFQKILWSMGISTFVRLSKGISVFGACGQLRKREMV; encoded by the coding sequence ATGGAGTACATTACGCCTTATAATCTTGATGAGCTTAGAGTTTTGACTTCCAAATGGGGTATGCCTGGCTATAGGGCGCTGCAGATAATGGGATGGATCTACAAAAAGTTCCAGACGGATTTTGAGCTTATGACCGATATATCAAAAGAAGAAAGAAAATTTTTAAAAGAGAAATTCTTGGTACATGCTCTTGAGTTCCAAAAAGAGATACCTGCGGAAGATTCTACCAAATACCTTTTTAAAACCAAAGACGGACATACTGTAGAGACAGTACTTATAAGAGAAAGAGATCACCTTACTCTGTGCGTATCTTCCCAAATAGGCTGTGCTGTAGGATGTAAGTTTTGTGCTACCGCAATAGATGGACTTGTGAGAAATCTTAAAACGGAGGAAATAATAGACCAATTCTTGCAGGTTCAAAGGAGGGTCATGCCACAAAGAATAAGAAATGTGGTGTTCATGGGAATGGGAGAGCCTCTTGCTAATTATGAAAATGTCAGAAAAGCTGTTGAGATCATGGTAAGCCCGTGGGGTATAGACCTTTCAAAAAGAAGAGTCAGCATATCCACAAGCGGTCTCATCGCTCAGATAAAGAGAATGTCAAAGGATCCCATTCTGAGAGATATAAACCTTGCTGTTTCTATAAACGCTCCTTACGAAAAACTCAGAGAAACCCTTATGCCCATATCAAAAACCAACGGTCTTTTGGAACTCATCCAGACACTAAAGGATTATCCTTATCCAAAAGGTAGAAGGATCATGTTGGAATACGTGCTCATAAAAGGAATAAATGATACAAAGGAATGTGCTGTTGCTCTTGGAAGGCTCATCGGAAGGCACAAAAATAAGTTTAAGGTAAACCTTATACCTTACAATCCAGACCCAGACCTTCCCTACGAAAGACCCCAGTTGGCACAAGTTTACGAATTTCAGAAAATACTTTGGAGCATGGGTATATCTACTTTCGTTCGACTCAGCAAAGGTATAAGTGTGTTTGGGGCTTGTGGACAGCTCAGAAAAAGAGAAATGGTATAA
- the guaB gene encoding IMP dehydrogenase, giving the protein MEGEQFIETYTFDDVLLVPQYSEVLPSEVDVSTYLTKRIKLNIPIVSAAMDTVTESRLAIALAREGGIGIIHRNMSVERQAQEVEKVKKSESGMILQPITVRPEDTVRHAMHIMEKYKISGVPVVDGDGMLVGILTNRDLRFLKSTDYDKPVSLFMTKERLITAQERVTLEEAEEILQKHKVEKLPIVDKEGRLRGLITIKDIVKRKKYPNACKDEIGRLRVGAAVGVGSDVKRRVEALVSVHVDVIVVDTAHGHSKKVIETVELIKSNYPHVDVIAGNVATAEGVRDLIKAGADAVKVGVGPGSICTTRVVAGVGVPQITAIMWAYKAAMPYEVPIIADGGIRYSGDIVKALAAGASAVMLGNLLAGTEEAPGETIYYQGRAYKVYRGMGSLGAMTSRLSSDRYGQENMEKFVPEGIEGRVPYKGKLSDVIFQLVGGLRSGMGYVGAKNLKELREKAKFVKITYSGYKESHVHDVVITKEAPNYWVE; this is encoded by the coding sequence ATGGAAGGTGAGCAGTTTATCGAAACCTATACCTTTGACGATGTTCTTTTGGTTCCTCAGTATTCAGAAGTTTTGCCCAGCGAAGTAGATGTCTCCACTTATCTAACTAAGAGAATAAAGCTGAACATACCCATAGTTTCCGCCGCTATGGATACAGTTACCGAATCAAGGCTTGCCATAGCTTTAGCCAGAGAAGGTGGTATAGGTATAATCCATAGGAATATGAGTGTAGAAAGGCAGGCCCAAGAGGTTGAGAAAGTGAAAAAGTCCGAAAGCGGTATGATACTCCAACCTATAACTGTGCGTCCTGAAGATACGGTAAGACATGCCATGCATATTATGGAAAAGTACAAGATCTCAGGCGTACCGGTGGTTGATGGTGATGGTATGCTCGTAGGTATACTTACAAATAGGGATTTGCGGTTCTTGAAGAGTACCGATTACGACAAGCCAGTATCCCTTTTTATGACCAAGGAAAGGCTCATAACCGCTCAGGAGAGAGTCACACTTGAAGAAGCAGAGGAAATACTACAGAAGCATAAGGTAGAAAAGCTCCCCATAGTGGATAAGGAAGGAAGGCTTCGCGGTCTTATAACCATAAAGGATATCGTCAAACGCAAGAAGTATCCCAACGCGTGTAAGGACGAAATAGGCAGACTAAGAGTAGGTGCTGCTGTAGGGGTAGGATCTGATGTAAAAAGGCGTGTTGAAGCTCTTGTGTCCGTTCATGTAGATGTCATAGTGGTAGATACCGCTCATGGACATTCAAAGAAGGTTATAGAAACAGTAGAGCTTATAAAGTCTAACTATCCACATGTTGATGTAATAGCAGGTAATGTGGCAACTGCAGAAGGTGTAAGAGATTTGATAAAGGCTGGTGCTGATGCTGTCAAGGTAGGTGTAGGTCCTGGTTCTATATGTACCACGAGAGTAGTTGCAGGTGTAGGTGTACCCCAAATTACAGCCATCATGTGGGCTTACAAAGCTGCAATGCCTTATGAAGTTCCCATCATAGCAGATGGAGGTATAAGGTATTCGGGAGACATAGTCAAGGCTCTTGCCGCTGGTGCAAGTGCTGTGATGTTGGGTAATTTACTTGCAGGTACAGAAGAAGCTCCGGGTGAGACCATATACTATCAGGGTAGGGCTTATAAAGTTTACAGGGGTATGGGGTCTTTGGGTGCTATGACAAGTAGGCTTTCAAGCGATAGATACGGTCAAGAAAACATGGAAAAGTTCGTTCCAGAGGGAATAGAAGGAAGAGTACCCTACAAAGGTAAGCTTAGTGATGTGATCTTCCAACTGGTAGGTGGATTACGGTCTGGTATGGGTTATGTGGGAGCTAAGAACCTAAAAGAGCTTAGAGAAAAAGCCAAGTTTGTAAAGATCACATACTCAGGCTATAAGGAATCTCATGTTCATGATGTGGTTATAACCAAGGAAGCACCAAACTATTGGGTAGAGTAA
- a CDS encoding type II secretion system F family protein has product MALLYTGIDREGNLRKGKVDIQDKATAYKVLLAQGIKPISIEEEKKFWHKEIIKRKPSEDELSFTLLQLSLLLSSGLNLNKALEVLSKQVDNKTIMSALNSVRESIERGEAIYYAFKKTEVFPDFLVEMLRIAERGENLEEIFRMAGEFLQRMSQVRSKVISSLTYPAFVIMLSFISVIVVIKFVVPKIASVLVSFGKDLPLATKILLFVSKIVSYFFYLLPALLVVLLFSRGVVSKEKLDMIFLKVPIFGKVSYLFNLSRFAGSLRMSLLSGIPLVKALTLSRGSITNHYLRKRLEGIEEELSKGMSLSEVLRKTGVFPTLFINLISSGEKGGQLDRMLFLIEEFYDRQAMRVISFWIRFAEPISMLIIGVLVAFIVLSVILPITELSTGIRR; this is encoded by the coding sequence ATGGCCCTGCTTTACACAGGCATAGATAGAGAAGGAAATCTAAGGAAAGGTAAGGTAGACATTCAGGACAAAGCAACCGCTTACAAAGTACTTTTAGCTCAAGGTATAAAACCTATAAGCATAGAAGAAGAAAAAAAGTTCTGGCACAAGGAAATAATAAAGAGAAAACCATCTGAGGATGAGCTATCCTTTACCCTTTTACAACTCTCCTTATTGCTTTCTTCCGGGCTTAACCTGAATAAAGCTCTTGAAGTGCTTAGTAAACAGGTGGATAATAAAACCATAATGAGCGCTTTAAACTCCGTCAGAGAGTCCATAGAGAGGGGTGAAGCCATATACTACGCTTTTAAAAAGACAGAAGTCTTTCCTGATTTTCTTGTAGAAATGCTGAGGATAGCAGAAAGAGGTGAAAACCTTGAGGAGATATTTCGCATGGCGGGGGAGTTTTTACAGCGCATGTCCCAAGTAAGATCAAAAGTTATATCTTCTCTCACTTATCCCGCTTTTGTTATAATGCTTAGTTTTATCTCTGTCATTGTAGTTATAAAGTTTGTAGTGCCAAAAATAGCCTCTGTGCTTGTAAGCTTTGGTAAAGACCTACCCTTAGCCACCAAAATCTTACTCTTTGTTTCCAAAATCGTAAGCTACTTTTTTTACCTTTTGCCCGCCTTATTGGTGGTTTTGCTTTTCTCAAGGGGTGTTGTAAGTAAGGAAAAGTTAGACATGATCTTTTTGAAGGTTCCCATTTTTGGAAAGGTCTCTTACCTTTTTAACCTTTCAAGATTTGCTGGTAGTTTGCGCATGAGTCTCCTTTCTGGCATACCTTTAGTGAAGGCTCTTACGCTAAGCAGGGGAAGTATAACTAACCACTATCTTAGAAAGAGATTAGAAGGTATAGAAGAAGAGCTTTCTAAGGGTATGAGTCTTTCTGAAGTGCTTAGGAAAACAGGTGTTTTCCCAACACTTTTTATCAACTTGATAAGCAGTGGTGAGAAAGGTGGACAGTTAGATAGGATGCTATTCCTCATTGAAGAGTTTTACGATAGGCAGGCCATGAGAGTAATATCTTTCTGGATAAGGTTTGCAGAGCCCATTTCCATGTTGATCATAGGTGTACTAGTTGCTTTTATAGTCCTTAGTGTTATACTCCCCATAACGGAGCTTTCTACGGGTATAAGAAGATAA
- a CDS encoding Zn-dependent protease — protein MYIYIVSFENTEKRLLFAVAKNVKETFDLDVRVSWVAGSFKYAYDSQRKQYMAEKVVEYLSTLNYPGLVRMLAILSSDLYAKDLEFVFGFGVKRDAVVSTFRLWATEERLFFERVFKVVNLTLGKTFGLDYCKDHKCVMNPHFSLTDIDAKTKNFCDYCKTKLKTALSQLTL, from the coding sequence ATGTACATATACATAGTGAGTTTTGAAAATACAGAAAAGCGCCTTCTTTTCGCGGTAGCCAAGAATGTGAAAGAAACTTTTGATCTTGATGTAAGAGTTTCTTGGGTTGCTGGTTCTTTCAAATACGCCTATGATTCCCAAAGAAAACAGTACATGGCAGAAAAGGTGGTAGAGTACCTTTCTACTCTAAACTATCCAGGGCTTGTGAGAATGTTAGCCATTCTAAGCTCAGACCTTTATGCAAAAGACCTTGAGTTTGTGTTCGGGTTTGGGGTAAAAAGAGACGCAGTGGTAAGCACTTTCAGGCTTTGGGCTACAGAGGAAAGGCTCTTTTTTGAGAGAGTCTTTAAAGTGGTAAACCTGACTCTGGGAAAGACATTCGGACTTGATTATTGCAAAGATCACAAGTGTGTTATGAATCCGCACTTCTCTTTAACAGACATAGACGCTAAAACTAAAAACTTCTGCGATTACTGTAAAACAAAGTTAAAGACCGCTCTTTCCCAGCTTACCCTCTGA